aatttatataatttaataatatattttaCTACCGCACGAAATACAGATAAATTAATAGTAATTAGTTCATTCGCTTTGAAATACAGGGAGTATAAAATTACGGAAGATGCATTATAATGAATACAGACTTCAAGAAAAACAGAGTATGTAACAAGAGGAGTGAGTTAATTTATACTTTTACCAAAACCTTACCAATAATAGTCAACATCACTAAAAGATCATGACTAGGGTCTAGGGCCTTTTATTTGCTTCATTATATAAATATAAACAGAAGCATGAGAAGAATGCCAATTGAAGAGTCAAGAATATACATATTTAATGGCAATTTTTTAATTAGAAGGCTAACCTGAGATTCACCTCTGAGGTTCGCTCTAATATGAGCCATGTTCTAAGTCTTCGGGATTGGCTGGGGAGGTACATTAAAGTTTCATGCCTAACACTTTATTAGGTAGAGTATTCGTTCAGCATATATCTTATCCCTTGATCAGTTTACTTGTCGACTGACCAGAaactttttttgttttgtttcaaAGTGAAAGCTTTTGTTTGATTAATCAATTACTAATGTATGAATGTAACATGATGCAGATACTAGTTAATAATCTTTGAACTCAAAAGAATCAATGATCAATTTTGCTTTACTAAAACCTAAGATATATACACGCACCATGTATCTTTGAATATTATCAAAAAGGAAGAGAAGTATATTTCAAAATCAACCTAGAATGCAACCAAACCACACCAAAAAGAAACCAAGAATCGTAGTGAATGTGATAGATATATAGAAGAGAGTAATTGGAACCTTGTTTATCCTCATGATATTTATGCAGTAGAATTCCCCATAACTCCTAACTTCTTACTGGAAAGAaagcaaagagaaaagaaagcaAAGCAGTCAAGTACACCAATGGGAATGATAATTCAAGAAGCCCTTTTCTTGCTATCTTGTATCTACATTCTTCTTCGGAGTTATTCCGCAGGTTCTTATGATATTTCCTTCTCTTCCAAAATCAATGGAATATTTTATCAAGGATcaaacttttatatatatacggatagtgtaaatattttttgttaTATTATTACTAGCCGTACGTGTTATTTACTCTATTTCTAGGTTATCATATCGAACTTGCTTGAAATACCCTGTTAACTTGCTTGGAGTTCTAtttttactagttttcaacaattcCATAACCTTGTGATTTCCTTGCAGTTGAAGCAGCAGTAGGAGTTTGTTATGGCCGTGTTGGTACAAACCTCCCACCACCTTCAGAAGCCATCAATCTCATTAAATCAATTGGCGTTTCGAGAATTAGGCTATTCAATCCAGATCCAGAAGCTTTACAACCATTTGCTGGCACTGGAATAGAGCTCTTAGTTGGAGTTCCCAATGAAATCCTCCCTACCCTAGCCAATAGTCCTGTGACCATCTCCATGGAATGGCTTCAAACCAATATTTTTGCCCATGTTTCCCCTAATCAAGTTAAATATTTAGCCGTTGGCAATGAAATCTTCCTTAAAGATCCATTTTACTCTCCTCATATAGTTCCTGCTATTTCAAACCTTTACCAAGCTCTTCAAACATTAGGTCTAGCTACCACAATTAAGCTTTCTTCTTCCCATGCATCTACCATACTTTCAAATTCATACCCTCCATCATCTGGAGTTTTTAATTCTACCATCagaccatttcttcttccttttttacAATTTTTACGTCACACCAGCTCACCATTAATGGTGAATGTGTACCCTTTTTTTGCCTATATAAATAATCCACAGTATGTTTCTTTGGACCATGCTCTATTTAGGTCATCATATGTAGAATACGACCAGAACTTGGCTTATGACAACATGTTCGACGCTTCCATTGATGCATTTGTGTATGCCATGGAGAAGGAAGGATTTGAGGGAATTCCAGTGATGGTAACAGAGACCGGTTGGCCGACTGCTGGAATTGACGGTGCGAGCATTGACAATGCCTTGTCTTACAATGGGAATGTTGTGAGAAGAGCTTTGACCAATGTAGGTACGCCTAAGAGGCCTGGAGTTGGCCTGGATGTTTTCTTGTTTGATTTGTTTGATGAGAATAAAAAGAGTGGGGAGGAGTTTGAGAGGCATTTTGGGATTTTAGGAGATAATGGAATTAAGGCCTATGACATTAGGTTCAACTAAAATTCAGTCATTCTATAGGTTAGGTTCAACTAAAATTCAGTCATTCTATAGGTCTagctaaattattttttttcaagtGTGGTTATTGCATTCTAATTTATAAGTTAATCATGTGTATCTGCGAATCCCAAATTTAGAGGTGGCGGGTCTCTCACTATTTTGAACATAGCCATATTGTCATTTACATGGTCCAAATAGTTTTGGTTCGTATTATTCGGCTTTTCAGATTGAATATACAAACTATTAACCGAAAAGAATTAATTACCAACTATAACAATCTAGATGAGAGTACAAACCTTTAGTAATGGTATAACTTATATTTACAGAAAAAAATTATGCACTCTCTTCCAATGTTATTTGGATCAAAGTTAATAACTATGACATTCttgaaaagaaaagagaagactAACCAATTTCATGACCTTAGAAATTCAAACTAGTTTGATTTTATCTAGCAAATTATAAACAGTGCAAATACATTAGGTACATTTACATCTATTCATTGACTATTTCTCCTCCTTTTTTCCTTCAATTAGATGAGCAACCACCAACAAATTTAGGAAAAATTAGAAAAGAAACAATAACAAAGTATGCAGCTATTAAAACTGAAAATGTGAAGGTACGAGAGGCAGAAGGTTCTTAGGTATGAGTTCGACTTTTTGACAATTTGGTAGTTATTTGGTTAAACAAATTGATTTCTTTTGAGTTTTTTATTTTGAATAAACATTTTTCTATTAGAGCGAAGGTTTCAATGTGTCTGTTTGGTGTCATCAAATTTCTAATCAAGGCTATACTTGTCATTTGGCTGGGCCATAAGATATTCTTCTCCTCCTTTTGTTCTCTAACCCATATTCGTTACTTGCGCACCATGAGACCCTCTAACATCTTCCCCACCTAAGACCATTGAAGGTCGACAGAGAGCCCACTGGATAATGAGGGAGAAACAACCTCTATCATAACCTTCCACGTATACTCAGTTTCTTCAGAAGAAAACACAACAAATTAGATTACCCCGCCCTAAAATAGGATGAGACTTGATCGGCGCCCGCTACCTGCCACCTGGGTTGAGCCAACCTATAAGACATACTAAATATCTAATTATTGAACAATAAGTAATTGTCATTTTAATTAAAGCATGACAATCATAACTTGAGACATGAGATAAAATATCCATGCATTTGCCATGTGAGTACCCATAATCCAAAATaatattgtattgtattttatttatagagcCTCTATGATGCTATGGATGAATAAATAAAGTTACGAGATGCGAATTCAAAGTTGAACCTTGATGAGAAATCATCGATATATTATAGGAATTAAAAAGCTCAATCACCATTTATTTTTATATACACAAGCATCTTCCTACATTATCCCCTAGTAAATCATACTTACGAAAGCAAACCTGTTTAGCTGCATGTCACACCACTGATGATGAGGCTACGCAAACAAAGACAATGATGAGAACTAGCTGGAACTAGATAATGGATTGGTGTCCAACAAACATTCCTTGGTTAAGAAGGATTTATTCATCGCAGTTTGTTTTACTAGCAGATGAAACTAGCAATATCACATCATATAAAATATCCATTGACAGTAAATCAAGTTTATCTTATAGTTTATGTTGATAATCTTATTCTTTATTTTCAATCTTTATTTCTATCGTAATTTTTGCATTTGGGCACCTATTCATTCTTTATTGAGGTGTACAAAGCTAGGGAGCGATTCCGTCATCTATCTTATTATATTGATGCAATTGCACGATCAGGATTTCTCTCTACCGCTCAAGCAGGATCTGATCGGGCTTTACCGAGAACAAATTTAATTGAATCGAGAATGGAAACACTCCACTTCAACTTAATAAGTAACTTCTACTTCGTTAGTGCTAAGGCAAAATATATCATTGAAAAAAGGCGTTAGGGGAGCCTAGCGAATAAAGTGGAAACCCCTCACGATCGATTAAAAAGAAAGCCACACAAAGATATTTGTTTGAATCCAATTCGTGAAGACAAAGTAAATTCAACAAATCTAAGGAATGAAGTCCTAGGCCTTACTATCTATCACTAGAAAAGGTAAAAGAGAGAAGATTTGAATTAAAGTAGTTCGTCTATAGGGATCTATCGTTAATGATTTGACTAGGACTTTCTTGTCCTTTTTCTTCTCAAATAAAATTTTCtgctccctccgtttcaatttatatgaggtagtttgactcggcgtggagtttaagaaaaaaaagaagacttttgaaacttgtgatcttaaaagcttaaggggtaaaagatTTATGGGGTCATggcatttgtgtggttataaaagtttttcattaagggtaaaatggataaaatgaagagtttaaagttgaattattttcaactttagaaatgtgtcatttattttggaacaaactaaaaaggaaagtacctcatctaatttgaaacagagggagtaatatTTTTCTTGTACTATGCAATCCCGCTAGTGGTGTTTTACCTTAAAATACAAGTGCacatttcttcctttcattggtttcACTCAAAAGCTACTCCAAGTTCCTCCTTACTTCTTTCTAGTGCTCACTTACAATTCAagtactttaagaggtaaaaggatcaaaatacTTCAATCAAGAACAAAATAAGGTATAAGCTTGTACTAGGAATGCCAAACAAAATGCTATAGGCTAAAAATGGCTAACTAGGAATAATTTTTATAACAATCTCGCCgattgttttgtgtatttgagccccgtttTACTATTTAATATTTTTCATATGCTTCTTTGTTGTTttgggggatggttggtttagtttcggggaagtattggagtgaattggaacacttagttccaaggttggaagcttaagatATAAGAGTTGATTGAGGTTTGACTTTCatgtaaacgatcccggaatgaTATTTTggtggttctaataggttcgtatggtgattttggacttaggcgtatgtccagatttatttgaggttcctaggttgatttagTTCTTTTTGGCGAAAGTAGGAAATTTGAGGGTTTaaaaggttcataggtttgaccgggagttgactttgatgttatcaggTTTggattattattttgagagttggagtaggtttgttatattatttgggacttgtgtgaaatATTTGGGGTTATTCCGAATTTGTTAGACGCAGTTCgtcatgagttttggaagttggaaattgattagttcaataagcttgaattgaggtgcgatttatagttttgatgttagtttgtgtgatttgagatatcgagtaagtccgtattgtattttgggacttgttgttaTGATTGAACGGGGTCCAGTGGGGCTCGAAAATATTTCAGATGAATTTCGGACCATTTGGTGAAGTTCGGAACTGCAAAAGTTGCTGATGTCTagtgtgcttcgcgaacgcgaaggctgtTTTTTGGCAGTGTCATTTTGCTCTTCGCGTATGTGATCGTtgtgtcgcgtttgcgaagcttGGTGAGTAGTGGTCTAGGCGTTTGCGACCAGggcatcgcattcgcgtagaaggaaggcaGGCTAGGGTCGACATGCATTTGGCCTTCTCGTCCGTGGGATGGGCACCGCGTTCGCATAGGCCAGTGGTCGTTTCTGCATCACGTTCACGGATGACAGACCGCGTTCAAGAAGGGTATTTTTTGGCCAGTGCTAGGTtgtgcttcacgaatgcgaggcttggaccgcgttcgtgaagggtatcACTGGGCAGACCTTTAAGTTGTCATTTTTGGgactttaaactcattttatcatattttgagattatgATATCGGATCACTACAAGAAACTGGACTTATTGTGGCGACGTATTATTGCGACCCATTTGGTTGCAGTAAAAATTATAGTTTTAGCGGCGACTTTAAATGTTGCTAAAAATGACAATATTTAGTAGCTACTTTATTAGGTCGCCTCTGATATGTGCAACTAAAGGCTGAAATATTTCATTCCCGCGAGAACAAAATTTTGGCTCCACGAATTTTGTGGCGACTTTAAAAATGTCGCCGCTAATTATATTTTGGAGCGACAGGGTCACCTCTATTACTtagttattttaattttaaatgaaaaaagaaaagaaaagaggccaacacataaaaattaaaagaaCATAAGGCCTTAAATGACCAAAATTGTTGCTTTCCCCTCCATTTCTCAATTTTATTGTCCCTCTCACTAGAAACCCCCTCTCTTCTAAAAATCATTGCTTTCCCCTACTTTGCTCAAAATCCATAAATTCAGAAAATGTGAATCTCATATAGATGCTCTCcatttctcaacttctaattaaAAGAAGAACTATGTTGGCTGCTCCGTTTCTCTGCTTCTAGTTACTGACCCAAAAGCTCAAATCATGTATGTGTTCAAATCCCTaatacttttatttttcttttgggtTATACGAAAGTATGTTGGATTTTCTTAGGATTTTCCAAATACAACAAGTATGAagggaaaattttatatttggGGTCTTTTATACTGATTCTAGGTGGCAAAACTTTTAACATGCAGCtagcaataattattattttaatatttttaccttTGTATTCTCATATTTCATCTCAAATTTCTTTGACCCATTTGAATATTTACAGGAATTCGTACAGATTGTGTCGTGTAAGTGTTGTTATTTGCTGATTCTAAGTCTTGACTGAACTCTCAGGTATATATATTTTTGGGTAAGTGAAAGTTTCTTCTTGAAAGACCCTTTGGTGTTGTTATTGTGATTGCATGTTTggtatttcattctttttctgttcttatatggttatgtgcattttcaaattattttttttgacaATTTTTATCTGGGTTTTGTTCGAACCTTCAATCTGAggttttttatttttctatgttTCTCTTCTTGAGGTCGTccctctttgtatttgtatacaACAATATTGATTGGAATATTATGAAATTATAGCtttcaaaataaattatgaaTATTGTATTGAGCTACTTGTTGAATGTGCAATTTTGGGTTTGGAAGATTTAGGtctaacaaaaaaataaaagctCTTATCTTTTTTAGACTATGTGTCAGTTTCAACATCAAAATACTTTTTTAAAATTAGTGAATGAGTCTTTTTACCATATGATTTTATATTTAAACAGAAGGTAGAGTTAAAATATTAGAAGAAGATTAGTGGCAATATATGCTCTTGAGAAAATTAGATACTTTGCTGAATAAGGGAACATGGTAAGAAATAAGTTGTTGTAATGTGTATCCTAGTCGTAATAGCTACTGTTATTCAAGCTTTTATCATAAGCAATCATTCTTAATCT
This region of Nicotiana tomentosiformis chromosome 4, ASM39032v3, whole genome shotgun sequence genomic DNA includes:
- the LOC104095014 gene encoding glucan endo-1,3-beta-glucosidase-like isoform X1 — translated: MGMIIQEALFLLSCIYILLRSYSAVEAAVGVCYGRVGTNLPPPSEAINLIKSIGVSRIRLFNPDPEALQPFAGTGIELLVGVPNEILPTLANSPVTISMEWLQTNIFAHVSPNQVKYLAVGNEIFLKDPFYSPHIVPAISNLYQALQTLGLATTIKLSSSHASTILSNSYPPSSGVFNSTIRPFLLPFLQFLRHTSSPLMVNVYPFFAYINNPQYVSLDHALFRSSYVEYDQNLAYDNMFDASIDAFVYAMEKEGFEGIPVMVTETGWPTAGIDGASIDNALSYNGNVVRRALTNVGTPKRPGVGLDVFLFDLFDENKKSGEEFERHFGILGDNGIKAYDIRFN
- the LOC104095014 gene encoding probable glucan endo-1,3-beta-glucosidase At4g16260 isoform X2 — translated: MPNTLLVEAAVGVCYGRVGTNLPPPSEAINLIKSIGVSRIRLFNPDPEALQPFAGTGIELLVGVPNEILPTLANSPVTISMEWLQTNIFAHVSPNQVKYLAVGNEIFLKDPFYSPHIVPAISNLYQALQTLGLATTIKLSSSHASTILSNSYPPSSGVFNSTIRPFLLPFLQFLRHTSSPLMVNVYPFFAYINNPQYVSLDHALFRSSYVEYDQNLAYDNMFDASIDAFVYAMEKEGFEGIPVMVTETGWPTAGIDGASIDNALSYNGNVVRRALTNVGTPKRPGVGLDVFLFDLFDENKKSGEEFERHFGILGDNGIKAYDIRFN